From one Callithrix jacchus isolate 240 chromosome 2, calJac240_pri, whole genome shotgun sequence genomic stretch:
- the CCT6A gene encoding T-complex protein 1 subunit zeta isoform X1, with protein sequence MAAVKTLNPKAEVARAQAALAVNISAARGLQDVLRTNLGPKGTMKMLVSGAGDIKLTKDGNVLLHEMQIQHPTASLIAKVATAQDDITGDGTTSNVLIIGELLKQADLYVSEGLHPRIITEGFEAAKEKALQFLEEVKVSKEMDRETLIDVARTSLRTKVHAELADVLTEAVVDSILAIKKQDEPVDLFMIEIMEMKHKSETDTSLIRGLVLDHGARHPEMKKRVEDAYILTCNVSLEYEKTEVNSGFFYKSAEEREKLVKAERKFIEDRIKKIIELKRKVCGDSDKGFVVINQKGIDPFSLDALSKEGIVALRRAKRRNMERLTLACGGVALNSFDDLSPDCLGHAGLVYEYTLGEEKFTFIEKCNNPRSVTLLIKGPNKHTLTQIKDAVRDGLRAVKNAIDDGCVVPGAGAVEVAMAEALMKYKPSVKGRAQLGVQAFADALLIIPKVLAQNSGFDLQETLVKIQAEHSESGQLVGVDLNTGEPMVAAEVGVWDNYCVKKQLLHSCTVIATNILLVDEIMRAGMSSLKG encoded by the exons ATGGCGGCGGTGAAGACCCTGAACCCCAAGGCCGAGGTGGCCCGAGCACAGGCGGCGCTGGCGGTCAACATCAGCGCGGCGCGGGGCCTGCAGGACGTGCTGAGGACGAACCTGGGGCCCAAGGGCACCATGAAGAT GCTTGTTTCTGGCGCCGGAGACATCAAGCTTACTAAAGACGGCAACGTGCTGCTTCACGAAATG cAAATTCAGCACCCAACAGCTTCCTTAATAGCAAAGGTAGCAACAGCCCAGGATGATATAACTGGTGATGGTACGACTTCCAACGTCCTGATCATTGGAGAGCTGCTGAAACAAGCGGACCTCTACGTTTCTGAA gGCCTTCATCCCAGAATAATTACTGAAGGATTTGAAGCTGCAAAGGAAAAGGCCCTTCAGTTTTTGGAAGAAGTCAAAGTGAGCAAAGAGATGGACAGGGAAACACTTATCGATGTGGCCAGAACGTCTCTTCGTACTAAAGTTCATGCTGAACTTGCAGATGTCTTAACGGAG GCTGTAGTGGACTCCATTTTGGCCATTAAGAAACAAGATGAGCCTGTTGATCTCTTCATGATTGAGATTATGGAGATGAAACATAAATCTGAAACTGATACAAG CTTAATCAGAGGGCTTGTTTTGGACCATGGAGCACGGCATCCTGAAATGAAGAAAAGGGTGGAAGATGCATACATCCTCACATGTAATGTGTCACTAGAATATGAAAAAAC agaaGTGAATTCTGGCTTTTTTTACAAGagtgcagaagagagagaaaaacttgtaaaagctgaaagaaaattcATTGaagatagaattaaaaaaataatagaactgAAAAGGAAAGTCTGTGGTGATTCAGATAAAGGATTTGTTGTTATTAATCAAAAG GGAATCGACCCGTTTTCCTTGGATGCTCTTTCAAAGGAAGGCATAGTTGCTCTGCGCAGAGCTAAGAGGAGAAACATGGAGAG GTTGACTCTTGCTTGTGGAGGGGTAGCCCTGAATTCTTTTGACGACCTAAGTCCTGACTGCTTGGGACATGCAGGCCTTGTATATGAGTATACATTG GGAGAAGAGAAATTCACCTTTATTGAGAAATGTAACAATCCTCGTTCTGTCACATTATTGATCAAAGGACCAAATAAGCACACACTCACTCAGATCAAAGATGCAGTAAGGGATGGCTTGAGGGCTGTCAAAAATGCTATCGATGATG GCTGTGTGGTTCCAGGTGCTGGTGCTGTGGAAGTGGCAATGGCAGAAGCCCTGATGAAATACAAGCCCAGTGTCAAGGGCAGGGCACAGCTTGGCGTCCAAGCATTTGCTGATGCATTGCTCATTATTCCCAAG GTTCTTGCTCAGAACTCTGGTTTTGACCTTCAGGAAACATTAGTTAAAATTCAAGCAGAACATTCAGAATCAGGTCAGCTTGTGGGTGTGGACCTCAACACAG